GTGCAGCAGTCGCGCCGTGCCGGCCGCGGCCCGCAGCGACGGGCCCAGTGAGGCCGCGGGCCATTCGGCGCCGGCGATCGGCGCCTCGAGGTTGCAGCAGACGAGGTCGGCGCCGCCGAGCGTGCCGGCGAGCCCGTCGAAGAGCGCCGGAGCTGCGGTCCGCGGCGCTTCCTTCACGAATACGTCGCCGAGCGCTGCAAGCGTGATCGCGCCGGCGGCAGCGTCGCCGCGGGGAACGAGGGCGCGTCCGAGCGGCCAGGCGAGGCGCGCGCGCTCGAGGGCGCGCAGCGCACGCCACGGCAGTGGCAGGCAGTCGTGGAGATACATCGGTCAGACGAGCCGCGGCAACGCAGGCCTGGCCATGAGACGAAGTGCCGGTTTTTGCGACAGGCCTTACCTTATCATGGCCGCCTCGCCGGCCGCCCCTGCGTCCTTGGCAGCGGACATGAGCATCGAACGCCAGACACTGACCGCGCTGAAGTGGGCCGGGCTCGCCAAGCTGGCCAGCCAGCTGATCAGCTGGGCGGCGACGCTGGTGGTGTTGCGGCTGCTGCACCCGGAGGACTACGGGCTGATGGCCATCGTCTCGGTGGTCATCACGGTGCTCGCCAACATCGCCGAGCTCGGCATCGGTGCCGCGGTGGTGCAGGCGCCGCGGCTCGACACCGCCGACCTGGGCCGGGTGAACGGGCTGATCACGCTGAGCAATCTCAGCATCTTCCTGCTGCTCCTGCTCGGCGCGCCGCTGGTCGCGCTCGCCTTCCAGGATCCGCGCCTGACGCTGCTGGTGCAGGTGGCGGCGCTGCAGATGCCGATCAGCTCGCTCGGCGCGCTGCGCCAGGCGCTCGCCGAGCGTGAACTCGACTTCGCCTGGCTCGCCCGGGTGGAACTCGGCGCGGCGCTCGTCTCCACGGTCGTCGGGCTGGGGCTGGCGCTGCGGGGCGCCGGGGTCTGGGCGCTGGTCGGTGCCAGCCTGGCGATGGCGGTGACGCGCAGCCTGCTGCTGGTGCGCCGCGGGCTGATCCGGCCCTCCTTCCGCCTCGCCGGCGTGGGCCGCTTCCTGCCGGTCGGAGGTTCCGTGATGTTCAGCCGCCTCGCCTGGCACCTGGTCTCGCAGGCCGACGTGCTGATCGGCGCGCGCCGGCTGGGGTCCGAGGCGATCGGCACCTACTCGGTGGCGCTGCACCTGGCCACGCTGCCGATGCAGAAGGTCATGGGCATCATCAATGCCGTGGCGCTGCCGGCGGTCGCCCGGCTGCAGGAGGAGCCCGAACGGCTGCGCGCCCGGCTGCTCGACGCGATGCGCATGATGAGCGTGATCAGCGTACCGGTACTCTGGGGGCTGTCGGCTACGGCGCCGGAGCTGGTGCATGTCGTGCTCGGGCCGAACTGGGACCACGCCATCGTGCCGGTGCAGCTCATCAGCCTGATCGTGCCGCTGCGCATGATCCACGGCATCTACGCCACGACGATCATCGGCGCCGGCCACGCCCGCCTGAACTTCGAGGCGACGCTGCGCGGCGGGCTGATCCTGCCGGCCGCCTTCCTCGCCGGCACCTTCTGGGGGGTGAACGGCCTCGCCGCCGCCTGGCTCGCCGCGGTACCGCTGTTGTTCGCCGTGGACCTGTGGCTCATCGGGCATGTGTTCCGGATCCGGGCCGGCCACGTGCTGCGCGCGGTCTGGCGCCCGGTTCTGGCGGGGCTTGCGATGTACTTCGCCGTGACGGCAGCGCGCGCCGCGCTCGCCGCGCTCGACGAACCCGCCCGCCTGCCACTGCTCATCGGCGCCGGCGCGCTCGCCTACGCGGTGGTGCTCTACCCGCTCGACCCCGGCGTGCGCAATGACCTCGGCACGCTGCTGCGTGCGACGCGTTCCACCGAGCCGGCGACATGAGCATCGAACGCCAGACACTGACCGCGCTGAAGTGGGCCGGGCTCGCCAAGCTGGCCAGCCAGCTGATCAGCTGGGCGGCGACGCTGGTGGTGTTGCGGCTGCTGCACCCGGAGGACTACGGGCTGATGGCCATCGTCTCGGTGGTCATCACGGTGCTCGCCAACATCGCCGAGCTCGGCATCGGTGCCGCGGTGGTGCAGGCGCCGCGGCTCGACACCGCCGACCTGGGCCGGGTGAACGGGCTGATCACGCTGAGCAATCTCAGCATCTTCCTGCTGCTCCTGCTCGGCGCGCCGCTGGTCGCGCTCGCCTTCCAGGATCCGCGCCTGACGCTGCTGGTGCAGGTGGCGGCGCTGCAGATGCCGATCAGCTCGCTCGGCGCGCTGCGCCAGGCGCTCGCCGAGCGTGAACTCGACTTCGCCTGGCTCGCCCGGGTGGAACTCGGCGCGGCGCTCGTCTCCACGGTCGTCGGGCTGGGGCTGGCGCTGCGGGGCGCCGGGGTCTGGGCGCTGGTCGGTGCCAGCCTGGCGATGGCGGTGACGCGCAGCCTGCTGCTGGTGCGCCGCGGGCTGATCCGGCCCTCCTTCCGCCTCGCCGGCGTGGGCCGCTTCCTGCCGGTCGGAGGTTCCGTGATGTTCAGCCGCCTCGCCTGGCACCTGGTCTCGCAGGCCGACGTGCTGATCGGCGCGCGCCGGCTGGGGTCCGAGGCGATCGGCACCTACTCGGTGGCGCTGCACCTGGCCACGCTGCCGATGCAGAAGGTCATGGGCATCATCAATGCCGTGGCGCTGCCGGCGGTCGCCCGGCTGCAGGAGGAACCCGAACGGCTGCGCGCCCGGCTGCTCTGGGCGACGCGCATGATGAGCGTGATCAGCGTGCCGGCGCTCTGGGGGCTCTCTGCGATCGGACCCGAACTGGTGCGCGTCGTGCTCGGGCCGAAGTGGGGCAATGCCATCGTCCCGGTGCAACTCCTCAGCCTGATCGTGCCACTGCGCATGATCCAGACGATTTTCTCCACGGCGATCATCGGCACCGGGAAGGCGGGCCTGAATATCTACATGACCGTAGTCAGCGCCGTGGTCCTGCCGGGCTCATTCCTGCTTGGCACCCGCTGGGGCGTGAACGGCCTCGCCGCCGCCTGGTTGTTCGCGATACCGATCTCTTTCACCCTGAACTTCTGGCGCATCACGTACGTCTTCGACATACGCCTCATGCACATCTGGCGTGCCGTGTGGAAACCGGTTGCAGCCGGGTCCGCGATGTACCTCGCGGTAGCAGGCCTGCGCGGGATGCTGGTGGCACTCCCGGACCTGGCGCGGCTGCCGTTCCTGATCGGCGCGGGCGCCGTGGCCTACATGGCCGTGCTGCATCTCCTCGATCGCGAGGTGCGGCAGGATCTGCTCACCCTGATGCGGACCAGCCGCGCCTGACGGGGCGCTAAATGTGACCCAGTTCACAACTGGCAATGCTGCAGCAACACGGCGCTTGCCGATCCGGCACGAGGCCGTATGCTGTGAACCACGGCCATAACCATACTTAGAGCCTTGCCCGCCGGGTCCGATCCAGCATGAGTAACGCAGAACGCGCCGCCGCGACCTCCCTCGATCGGGAGCCACTCGCCGCCGGGCCAGCCGCTGCGCGCGATGCGCTGCGCACGGCGCCCGACGTCGTGCGCGAGCAGCTGCGCTCGATCCTGCGCGATCTCGACCGGCCCGACGTGCCGGCGCCGGACATTGCCGCGGCCCGGCTGCCCGAACTCGTCTTCGCGGCACAGACGCAACGCGAGTTCTGCTATCTCGGCCGCGCCCGCGTCGCGCCCTATCGCGACCGCGCACAGCAGCTCATCGCGCATGCGGTCGGGCGTGGCGAGCCGGTGCATTACTGCCTCGACATCGGCGGCGGCTACCACGCCAGCCTGCGCCCCGGCTCCGAGGAGCTGAGCTTCGGCCCGGGGCTGGGTGAACTGCTGCTGCTGCGCCAGATCCGCCGCTTCGACACGCGCGTGCGCGGCCTGTACCCACCCGGCACCCGCTTCTCGCTGGTGATCGATAACCTCGTAGCCTGGTTCGTCAACGACATCGCCATACTCAGCACGGAAAATTTCTGCGCCCGGTTGCGGGATCTCATCGCGCATGCGGGCATGGCAGGCCTGGTGGAACTCTGGGTCGAGTCGGAGCATCTCGCTGCGGCAGACTTCGAGGAACTGCGCCCGACCTACCGCGTGGCGCCGGACGCGGACGCCCTCACCGGCAAAGACCACGACACCATCGAGCGCTTTCTCGGGCGCCGCTGCGACCGCACGGAAGCGGCGCTGCGCGCGGCGCGTTACCAGGAAATCACCGCCGTCTCGGGCGAGCTGATCGACCGCCGTCTCGACGGCCTGCGCATGACCCAGCGGGCCACCGCCGAGACGATCTGCTTCAGGCCGTTCCCGGGCGCCGACTCGCGCATCCAGAGCGGCGAAGTCGCGCTGTGCACCGCCACAGACGGCCACCTGCGGCCGTTACTCCTCACCAGCCACAACCAGCACCTGTATAACTGGTACCGGATCGACTTCTCGGCTATGTTGCCGGCGGCGATCGAGCAGGTCATTTGCGCGGATCCGTTGGTCCGCCCGTCGATCTGACCGCCGCGAGCCGGCTTCCGCGGAAAGGGGCGGTGGCGCCTTGAGCGCGTTGCGAATCGGCTTCACCTGGCCCAGCTCCCCGCCGTCGTCGCCGACGGACAACTTCTTTTTCGGCATCTGGCACCCGCGACGGGCCATCGACCTGCGCTGGCACGGTGAGCCGCCGGCGGGCGTCGCCACGCTCACCGGGCGCAACTGGGCGCTCGCCAGCGCCGTTTCCCCGTTGCACGACCCGGGCGGCGCACTGGTGCACCAGGCGGCGGACGGCGAAACGGCACTCGCCTTCCGTGGCTACGTGCTCGCGCCGCCGCTGCATTCCTACTCGGCCGGCGCCGAGCTGATCGACTACTGGCAGAGCAACCCCTGGCGCGAGCATAACGGCGTCTTCGCGGTCGCCCGGATCGCGGGCCACGGTGCAGAGATCCTTCTCGCGACCGACCTGCTCGGCTTTGCGCCGCTGTATTACACGCGCTTCGACGGGGCCCTGCTCTTCGCCACCAACCCGCGCTGGCTCGTGACCACCGACGCGTCGAGCGACCTCGTCGCCTGGCGCGGCCTGCTCGAAAGCGGTTTCCTCGCCGCGGAGCGGACCCTCACCGAAGGCGTGCACCGCCTGCCGGCCGGCAAGGCCCTGCTGGCGAGCGGGGCCTCGCTCCGCCTGACGAGCTGGCAGGAACTCGACACCCTGCCGAAGGGCGAGCGGCGGCTGGACGCCGCCGGCGTTGCCGAGGTCGAGCGGGTCTTCCACGAAGCCATGGACCGCTGCCTCGCCCTGCCGCGGCTCGACGTGCTGCTGCCACTGAGCAGCGGCCACGACAGCCGCCGGATTCTCTCCTCGTTGCTGCGCCGTGGCCGCCCCTTCGAAGCGCTCACCTGCCGGGTCTTTCACCAGGGTCGCGACCTCGACGCGCGCTACGCAACAGAAATGGCGCGCGATCTCGGGCTGCGTCATCGGGTGATCGAGCCCGCGCCGGCCAGCCAGTTCGCGCAGGACGATCTCACCCGCCAGGTGCTGACAGACGCCGAGACCGGCATGCACTCCTGGGTGCCGCGACTGATGGCCGCCCTGCCGGCCGCGCCCACGATGCTGCTCGACGGGATCGCGGGCGACATCCTCGGCAACCCGGGTTTTCGCATCCCCGGCCTGTACCAGTCACGCGAACGCGACCTCGGGATCATTCTCGAGGCGTCGCTGCCCGGTGCCTACCAGCGGGTGCTCGCCCGCGTCGCGTGGCCCGACGCGACCAGCGTGCGCGAGGATCTGCGCAGCTACCTGCTCAGCCTGCCGCAGGAGGTGAATCTCGCCGAGTTCGCGTTCATCCTGCTGCGGCAGCGACGCGCCACGGCGCCGTGGTCGCAGCAACTCCTGCCTCCCGGGCACGTGGCGGTGTGCCCGTTCCTCGATCTCGACTACCTGCGGCTGCTGCTCTCCTTCGTCCCGGCCGACAAGCACGCGACGATCCTGCAGCGGCGCTGTCTCGCCGAGTTCTGGCCCGATCTCCACCGCTACCCGGGCACACGCGACATCCCGCCACAGTCGCGACGCCGGAGCACGCGCATCGATCGGGAACTCACGCTCGCCTGCGCGCGCAGCACGCTGGCGGAACTCGAATCGCGCGGCGGCCTGGCGCGGCTGCGCGACCTGCTGAGCGCTCGCGGCCGGCTGGCGCTCCTCGCCGCGCGCGCCAGCCGGCACCTGATGCTGCGCACCCACTGGCAGCTCGGCACGCTCGAAGAACTGGTCCTGCGCGAACAGGACCGCCAACATGGCTGGAAAACGGAGTAAGGCATGAAACTGCAACCATGGACACCTCCCGCGGGCCTCGCGACGGACCTGCCCTACGTCGTCGAGTACTACTACAAGGTTCGCTGGGGTCACGCGGAGGAATTCCTGGAGCTGTTCCTCCGCAATCACTACCCCGTGCTGGAGAAACAGCTGGAGACCGGGCGCGTCCGCGACGTGCGCATCGAGCAGCCGAGGCTGCACGGCACCGAGGCCGAGCGCTGGGACTACCGCGTCACACTCGTGTTTGCAAACGTCATCGCGGCGCACGACAAGACGCACGAGCCGATGGTGATCCGCGCGCTCTACCCCGACCAGGAACGCTTCGCGCGGGAGGAAGCGCACCGCTTCGGGCTGCTGCTCGCCCACTGGGATCTGCCGGTGGTCGGGATTCGGCCGGGCTGAGAGCCGCTACCGCGTTTATGTGAA
This genomic interval from Gammaproteobacteria bacterium contains the following:
- a CDS encoding lipopolysaccharide biosynthesis protein, which codes for MSIERQTLTALKWAGLAKLASQLISWAATLVVLRLLHPEDYGLMAIVSVVITVLANIAELGIGAAVVQAPRLDTADLGRVNGLITLSNLSIFLLLLLGAPLVALAFQDPRLTLLVQVAALQMPISSLGALRQALAERELDFAWLARVELGAALVSTVVGLGLALRGAGVWALVGASLAMAVTRSLLLVRRGLIRPSFRLAGVGRFLPVGGSVMFSRLAWHLVSQADVLIGARRLGSEAIGTYSVALHLATLPMQKVMGIINAVALPAVARLQEEPERLRARLLDAMRMMSVISVPVLWGLSATAPELVHVVLGPNWDHAIVPVQLISLIVPLRMIHGIYATTIIGAGHARLNFEATLRGGLILPAAFLAGTFWGVNGLAAAWLAAVPLLFAVDLWLIGHVFRIRAGHVLRAVWRPVLAGLAMYFAVTAARAALAALDEPARLPLLIGAGALAYAVVLYPLDPGVRNDLGTLLRATRSTEPAT
- a CDS encoding lipopolysaccharide biosynthesis protein translates to MSIERQTLTALKWAGLAKLASQLISWAATLVVLRLLHPEDYGLMAIVSVVITVLANIAELGIGAAVVQAPRLDTADLGRVNGLITLSNLSIFLLLLLGAPLVALAFQDPRLTLLVQVAALQMPISSLGALRQALAERELDFAWLARVELGAALVSTVVGLGLALRGAGVWALVGASLAMAVTRSLLLVRRGLIRPSFRLAGVGRFLPVGGSVMFSRLAWHLVSQADVLIGARRLGSEAIGTYSVALHLATLPMQKVMGIINAVALPAVARLQEEPERLRARLLWATRMMSVISVPALWGLSAIGPELVRVVLGPKWGNAIVPVQLLSLIVPLRMIQTIFSTAIIGTGKAGLNIYMTVVSAVVLPGSFLLGTRWGVNGLAAAWLFAIPISFTLNFWRITYVFDIRLMHIWRAVWKPVAAGSAMYLAVAGLRGMLVALPDLARLPFLIGAGAVAYMAVLHLLDREVRQDLLTLMRTSRA
- a CDS encoding asparagine synthase-related protein; amino-acid sequence: MSALRIGFTWPSSPPSSPTDNFFFGIWHPRRAIDLRWHGEPPAGVATLTGRNWALASAVSPLHDPGGALVHQAADGETALAFRGYVLAPPLHSYSAGAELIDYWQSNPWREHNGVFAVARIAGHGAEILLATDLLGFAPLYYTRFDGALLFATNPRWLVTTDASSDLVAWRGLLESGFLAAERTLTEGVHRLPAGKALLASGASLRLTSWQELDTLPKGERRLDAAGVAEVERVFHEAMDRCLALPRLDVLLPLSSGHDSRRILSSLLRRGRPFEALTCRVFHQGRDLDARYATEMARDLGLRHRVIEPAPASQFAQDDLTRQVLTDAETGMHSWVPRLMAALPAAPTMLLDGIAGDILGNPGFRIPGLYQSRERDLGIILEASLPGAYQRVLARVAWPDATSVREDLRSYLLSLPQEVNLAEFAFILLRQRRATAPWSQQLLPPGHVAVCPFLDLDYLRLLLSFVPADKHATILQRRCLAEFWPDLHRYPGTRDIPPQSRRRSTRIDRELTLACARSTLAELESRGGLARLRDLLSARGRLALLAARASRHLMLRTHWQLGTLEELVLREQDRQHGWKTE